Proteins from a single region of Gasterosteus aculeatus chromosome 20, fGasAcu3.hap1.1, whole genome shotgun sequence:
- the rusc1 gene encoding RUN and SH3 domain containing 1 isoform X3 translates to MQSSSCSSQPPKPRRFDVSRRTNSIAATKSQGPGFQREDKNMNTIATSSPRRPTKVTPAPNRTRVGVPPRAPVTQSRFGPKKQGSTFSKPAKPKPKIARASVATKIAAAVAPPALPSVLPLDPNCNEPSLPCLCCDGRSPQDNNSMFNHNHNNNNTISIRQQLQLPPPPAPLPLKQDGKRGNEQPRPPSQGKAQPVASARPVASLKKGGQNASASADLDNKKNVKVEEDDEEESSGDFDIDDDVEEADNDDDDDDDTLVPSCCDCPPSLLEFSLSCSTSSSSTSISSCSDLESDCADQSASICSSLDQVALSPKERSLPQAPECEAPARSPPSLPLSRNPFLLTSHSSIPPCSPDEGYPSALDSPSPDYLGAKGDSEVTKQGLLDFLESVGEFGKMERFSQVIQVARWDLEGEQQWDVLRDRLDHLDRLEKVNREVKLAYIARLHEEGFDLGDLEEQDLSDVMDEMGNIDIPWKLYKSVRGTMGDSQEFSDAGVDLTAPSDCEDPLVLDSLTPSPVEPPPRPPKPPARHASVSSDLHTYINISRETTSMAVSTSPTLSTFSPNSSSPTFTTFRCEKPLLPSPPSIPPLPTSKPAPYITLYTTPSPPPSIPTPTPPIPPPRKRHLARKEAQRLAALQTEQEKTPFSLPPPTTRPPPLPPPPVISISSSSPSAIPTPPALPPPPSFHALDVEIRKLLMLAGVTQAELLKLSPELGVCVGGLEDEVDGDDVTSSRSGNLHEFRLKDQNEMKECGPEFMARDRWRSRNKTDSDRIAEKECQMNEESSPRTTLFTEARRRKRTSDPYYSSDLCNTQETKNMSFDSFRYPAELLDSPPPPPPRPLPPIPPSVPHHKVSTLQANSAQPERFDWLIAFTPDTEAHPKHPPLSVRKSHVENQKKLSSTGSSPGLAPKVTTFKELRYRNKSTFLQTKVITDPDPDPTVITPDADILYNLRWRREMAGGDGNQWEYTSQAQAFFMQPPPALTSMAALKEMLQRADEEGRQPELCPSQKIGCSASDNSLWTIGREWKGEEIKREEKQEKEEKDEEEKVAVEVRGRADGGGTFESRTTAVRSVSFAGSVQRIEASWMGEDVRHPVRGPGLSSLCLQEKKALVGAVSVAVEAILAQFSSSRTVVQKSHSVNKALSGDGTINPSLGRLVLQCLCPALHCLLTDGLKPHQSDLIAGRRPNSAWGLVQASTRPGPKTQALFNLQVCVGELPQLRQNKHRFNAFLLGLLNTKHLDFWLSHLQSCSNVLETYYRPSSFMHLSLTACQPLFEELLLVLQPLSLLTFNLDLLFQHHHLEPDNPTPEIPSPPCQDGGFQRPTEGPKSQIASCRYIESLSEVDFGSQENRAAKEKLSPLINPKNGVPGASTNSTAAPAKASVIQTSPQLLWVQEKDIGDLPLPDVEEDSLVQQAGQVMQQGWGAVMRWGGRLSQNLSELNLKKEELKTDLQAQAGSDFAAVGSGAPVPWGFGRLFGASKSLNSPPGHTPPARRPSQWLAPGVTALTRMVSSNSTPMIRTGREPEGESEPESEQEVDTLEMKDKPRPLRSVRTLCDHSGAGSELTFCKGEELVVLGGVDQDWIRCRQGDKEGLVPIGYTSLIM, encoded by the exons ATGCAGTCCTCTAGCTGCTCCTCTCAGCCTCCAAAGCCGCGGCGCTTCGACGTCAGCCGGCGGACCAATTCCATAGCTGCAACAAAGTCTCAAGGTCCTGGTTTCCAGAGGGAGGATAAAAACATGAACACAATCGCCACGTCCTCCCCACGCAGGCCTACTAAAGTCACCCCTGCACCCAATAGGACCAGGGTCGGAGTGCCGCCTCGAGCGCCAGTAACCCAGTCCAGGTTTGGCCCAAAGAAGCAGGGCTCCACATTCTCCAAACCCGCAAAGCCCAAACCCAAGATTGCTCGTGCGTCCGTGGCGACCAAGATTGCGGCAGCAGTCGCTCCGCCTGCGCTCCCCTCGGTTCTCCCTCTCGACCCGAACTGCAACGAGCCGAGCCTCCCGTGTCTGTGCTGCGATGGCCGCTCCCCGCAGGACAACAACAGCATGTTCaaccacaaccacaacaacaacaacaccatctCTATCAGACAGCAACTGCAGCtaccccctcctcctgccccgcTGCCCCTGAAGCAGGATGGGAAACGGGGCAATGAGCAGCCTCGACCTCCCTCCCAAGGAAAGGCTCAACCGGTGGCCTCTGCCCGCCCTGTGGCCAGTCTGAAAAAAGGAGGCCAGAATGCAAGTGCAAGCGCTGATCTGGAcaacaagaaaaatgtaaaagtagaaGAAGACGATGAGGAAGAGAGCAGTGGGGATTTTGatattgatgatgatgttgaggaGGCAGACAacgacgacgatgacgatgatgacaCCCTGGTCCCCTCATGCTGtgactgccccccctccctcctggaGTTTTCGctctcctgctccacctcgtcGTCCTCCACTTCCATCAGCTCCTGCTCTGATCTGGAGTCTGACTGTGCGGATCAATCCGCCTCCATCTGCTCTTCTCTCGACCAAGTCGCTCTGTCCCCCAAAGAGCGCTCTCTCCCACAAGCCCCTGAATGCGAGGCTCCTGCGCGTTCACCCCCGTCCCTTCCTCTTAGCCGCAATCCCTTCCTCTTGACATCCCATTCCTCAATCCCCCCTTGCTCCCCAGATGAAGGTTACCCCTCTGCCCTAGACTCGCCTTCTCCTGACTACCTAGGGGCCAAAGGGGATTCTGAGGTCACCAAACAAGGTCTGCTGGACTTTCTAGAATCTGTCGGGGAGTTTGGGAAAATGGAGCGCTTCAGCCAGGTGATCCAAGTGGCTCGTTGGGATCTGGAGGGGGAACAACAATGGGATGTTCTGAGGGATCGGCTCGATCACCTTGATCGCCTGGAGAAGGTTAACCGGGAAGTCAAGTTGGCCTACATCGCCAGACTCCACGAGGAAGGATTTGATCTGGGAGACCTGGAGGAGCAGGATCTCTcagatgtcatggatgaaatGGGCAACATCGACATTCCCTGGAAGTTGTATAAAAGTGTCCGAGGAACAATGGGAGACTCTCAGGAGTTTTCAGATGCAGGGGTTGACCTCACTGCTCCGTCAGACTGTGAGGATCCCCTCGTTCTTGATTCCCTCACCCCATCTCCCGTCGAGCCGCCACCCAGGCCCCCCAAACCTCCAGCGCGTCACGCCAGTGTGAGCTCCGATCTCCACACCTACATCAACATCAGTAGAGAGACCACCTCCATGGCTGTGTCTACCTCTCCTACACTGTCTACTTTCTCCCCCAACTCCTCATCCCCCACTTTCACCACTTTTAGGTGTGAGAAACCcctccttccatctcctccttccatccctcctCTTCCCACCTCTAAACCAGCCCCTTACATCACCCTTTATACGACTCCTTCTCCACCCCCATCTATCCCCACCCCGactcctcccatccctccccctcgGAAGCGCCATCTTGCCAGAAAGGAGGCGCAGCGGCTCGCTGCTCTCCAAACCGAACAGGAAAAGACCCCcttttcccttcctcctcctaccACACGTCCCCCACCTCTACCTCCTCCACCAGTtatctctatctcttcctcttccccctctgcCATACCCACTCCTCCTGCgctgcctcctccgccctccttcCATGCACTGGATGTAGAGATTCGGAAGCTATTGATGCTTGCCGGAGTGACCCAAGCTGAGCTCCTCAAACTCAGCCCAGAacttggtgtttgtgttggaggATTAGAGGATGAAGTCGATGGAGATGACGTTACCTCGTCCAGGTCCGGGAACCTACATGAATTCAGACTAAAAGATCAGAATGAGATGAAGGAATGTGGCCCAGAGTTTATGGCCAGAGACCGATGGAGAAGCAGAAACAAGACGGATTCAGATCGAATAGCAGAAAAAGAATGCCAAATGAACGAGGAGAGCTCACCAAGAACAACTTTGTTCACAGAGgcaaggagaaggaagaggaccTCCGACCCTTACTACAGCAGTGATTTGTGCAATACACAGGAAACTAAGAATATGAGCTTTGATTCTTTCAGGTATCCTGCAGAATTACTAgattctcctccccctcctcctcctcgccccttACCCCCAATCCCCCCATCGGTGCCGCACCACAAAGTCAGCACTCTCCAGGCCAACTCTGCACAGCCTGAGCGATTTGATTGGCTCATAGCATTCACACCTGACACTGAAGCCCACCCAAAACATCCACCGCTGTCAGTGAGAAAATCTCACGTTGAAAATCAAAAGAAGCTCAGTTCCACAGGGTCATCTCCGGGATTAGCGCCAAAAGTCACAACTTTTAAAGAGCTGCGATACCGCAATAAGAGCACCTTCCTCCAAACAAAGGTGATTACAGATCCAGACCCGGACCCCACAGTCATTACTCCTGATGCAGATATATTGTACAACCTGAGGTGGAGACGAGAGATGGCAGGCGGCGACGGCAACCAATGGGAGTACACCTCTCAGGCTCAGGCCTTCTTTATGCAGCCGCCACCGGCCCTCACCTCAATGGCCGCTTTGAAAGAAATGCTCCAGAGAGCCGATGAGGAGGGGAGACAACCAGAGCTGTGCCCATCACAGAAGATTGGCTGCTCGGCCAGTGACAACAGCCTGTGGACCATCGGCAGAGAGTGGAAGGGTGAAGAAATTAAGCGGGAAGAAAagcaggagaaagaagaaaaagatgaggaggaaaaggtggCGGTGGAGGTGAGAGGacgagctgatggaggagggactTTTGAATCAAGAACTACAG CTGTTCGCAGTGTCTCATTCGCTGGCTCTGTGCAGAGGATAGAGGCGTCCTGGATGGGTGAAGATGTGAGGCATCCGGTGAGAGGTCCGGGCCTGTCCTCTCTGTGCCTGCAGGAGAAAAAAG CTCTGGTCGGTGCGGTCAGTGTGGCGGTGGAAGCCATCTTGGCCCAGTTCAGTTCTTCCCGGACTGTAGTTCAGAAG TCTCACTCAGTTAACAAG gCTTTGTCAGGAGACGGCACCATAAATCCATCTCTGGGCCGTCTGGTGCTGCAGTGTCTCTGTCCTGCCCTCCACTGCTTGCTGACCGATGGTTTGAAACCTCACCAGAGTGACCTGATTGCAGGCAGGAGGCCAAATTCAGCCTGGGGTCTCGTCCAGGCCTCCACCAGGCCAG GTCCTAAAACTCAAGCATTGTTCAACCTACAAGTTTGTGTTGGAGAGCTGCCTCAGCTCAGACAGAACAAACACAGATTCAATGCATTTCTGCTTGGTTTACTGAA TACCAAGCATCTGGATTTCTGGCTATCCCACCTCCAGTCTTGCAGCA ATGTGCTGGAGACGTATTACCGCCCTTCTTCCTTCATGCATCTGTCGCTGACCGCCTGCCAGCCTCTGTTCGAAGAGCTGCTCCTCGTGTTGCAGCCTCTCAGCCTGCTGACGTTCAACCTCGACCTGCTCTTCCAGCACCACCACCTAGAGCCAGATAATCCCACTCCGGAGATCCCCAGTCCACCATGTCAGGATGGCGGATTCCAGCGGCCAACAGAGGGGCCCAAATCCCAAATTGCGAGCTGCAGATATATTGAAAGTCTCTCCGAAGTAGACTTTGGGAGCCAAGAAAATCGGGCAGCCAAAGAGAAATTGTCACCACTGATTAATCCAAAGAACGGAGTACCAGGGGCGTCGACAAATAGCACCGCTGCACCCGCTAAAGCTTCGGTCATTCAGACCAgtcctcagctgctgtgggTGCAGGAGAAGGACATTGGAGACTTGCCTCTGCCTGATGTTGAGGAGGACAGCCTCGTTCAGCAGGCAGGACag GTGATGCAGCAGGGATGGGGAGCGGTGATGCGCTGGGGAGGCCGGCTGAGCCAGAACCTGTCTGAGCTGAACCTGAAGAAGGAGGAGCTAAAGACGGACCTCCAGGCCCAAGCAGGGAGCGACTTTGCTGCGGTGGGCAGTGGTGCTCCGGTTCCCTGGGGTTTCGGGCGGCTCTTTGGAGCCTCTAAGAGCCTCAACAGCCCGCCGGGTCACACGCCGCCAGCCAG GCGTCCCTCTCAGTGGCTGGCGCCCGGCGTCACCGCGCTTACACGAATGGTGAGCAGCAACTCCACTCCGATGATAAGGACGGGCCGGGAGCCCGAGGGAGAAAGTGAGCCAGAGTCCGAGCAGGAGGTTGACACGTTGGAGATGAAGGACAAACCCAGACCGCTCAG GTCCGTACGAACGCTGTGCGATCACTCTGGAGCGGGTTCGGAGCTAACCTTCTGCAAAGGGGAGGAACTGGTGGTGTTGGGAGGAGTCGACCAGGACTGGATTCGCTGTCGtcagggagacaaagagggactGGTACCTATTGGCTACACCTCCCTCATCATGTGA
- the rusc1 gene encoding RUN and SH3 domain containing 1 isoform X4 produces MQSSSCSSQPPKPRRFDVSRRTNSIAATKSQGPGFQREDKNMNTIATSSPRRPTKVTPAPNRTRVGVPPRAPVTQSRFGPKKQGSTFSKPAKPKPKIARASVATKIAAAVAPPALPSVLPLDPNCNEPSLPCLCCDGRSPQDNNSMFNHNHNNNNTISIRQQLQLPPPPAPLPLKQDGKRGNEQPRPPSQGKAQPVASARPVASLKKGGQNASASADLDNKKNVKVEEDDEEESSGDFDIDDDVEEADNDDDDDDDTLVPSCCDCPPSLLEFSLSCSTSSSSTSISSCSDLESDCADQSASICSSLDQVALSPKERSLPQAPECEAPARSPPSLPLSRNPFLLTSHSSIPPCSPDEGYPSALDSPSPDYLGAKGDSEVTKQGLLDFLESVGEFGKMERFSQVIQVARWDLEGEQQWDVLRDRLDHLDRLEKVNREVKLAYIARLHEEGFDLGDLEEQDLSDVMDEMGNIDIPWKLYKSVRGTMGDSQEFSDAGVDLTAPSDCEDPLVLDSLTPSPVEPPPRPPKPPARHASVSSDLHTYINISRETTSMAVSTSPTLSTFSPNSSSPTFTTFRCEKPLLPSPPSIPPLPTSKPAPYITLYTTPSPPPSIPTPTPPIPPPRKRHLARKEAQRLAALQTEQEKTPFSLPPPTTRPPPLPPPPVISISSSSPSAIPTPPALPPPPSFHALDVEIRKLLMLAGVTQAELLKLSPELGVCVGGLEDEVDGDDVTSSRSGNLHEFRLKDQNEMKECGPEFMARDRWRSRNKTDSDRIAEKECQMNEESSPRTTLFTEARRRKRTSDPYYSSDLCNTQETKNMSFDSFRYPAELLDSPPPPPPRPLPPIPPSVPHHKVSTLQANSAQPERFDWLIAFTPDTEAHPKHPPLSVRKSHVENQKKLSSTGSSPGLAPKVTTFKELRYRNKSTFLQTKVITDPDPDPTVITPDADILYNLRWRREMAGGDGNQWEYTSQAQAFFMQPPPALTSMAALKEMLQRADEEGRQPELCPSQKIGCSASDNSLWTIGREWKGEEIKREEKQEKEEKDEEEKVAVEVRGRADGGGTFESRTTAVRSVSFAGSVQRIEASWMGEDVRHPVRGPGLSSLCLQEKKALVGAVSVAVEAILAQFSSSRTVVQKALSGDGTINPSLGRLVLQCLCPALHCLLTDGLKPHQSDLIAGRRPNSAWGLVQASTRPGPKTQALFNLQVCVGELPQLRQNKHRFNAFLLGLLNTKHLDFWLSHLQSCSNVLETYYRPSSFMHLSLTACQPLFEELLLVLQPLSLLTFNLDLLFQHHHLEPDNPTPEIPSPPCQDGGFQRPTEGPKSQIASCRYIESLSEVDFGSQENRAAKEKLSPLINPKNGVPGASTNSTAAPAKASVIQTSPQLLWVQEKDIGDLPLPDVEEDSLVQQAGQVMQQGWGAVMRWGGRLSQNLSELNLKKEELKTDLQAQAGSDFAAVGSGAPVPWGFGRLFGASKSLNSPPGHTPPARRPSQWLAPGVTALTRMVSSNSTPMIRTGREPEGESEPESEQEVDTLEMKDKPRPLRSVRTLCDHSGAGSELTFCKGEELVVLGGVDQDWIRCRQGDKEGLVPIGYTSLIM; encoded by the exons ATGCAGTCCTCTAGCTGCTCCTCTCAGCCTCCAAAGCCGCGGCGCTTCGACGTCAGCCGGCGGACCAATTCCATAGCTGCAACAAAGTCTCAAGGTCCTGGTTTCCAGAGGGAGGATAAAAACATGAACACAATCGCCACGTCCTCCCCACGCAGGCCTACTAAAGTCACCCCTGCACCCAATAGGACCAGGGTCGGAGTGCCGCCTCGAGCGCCAGTAACCCAGTCCAGGTTTGGCCCAAAGAAGCAGGGCTCCACATTCTCCAAACCCGCAAAGCCCAAACCCAAGATTGCTCGTGCGTCCGTGGCGACCAAGATTGCGGCAGCAGTCGCTCCGCCTGCGCTCCCCTCGGTTCTCCCTCTCGACCCGAACTGCAACGAGCCGAGCCTCCCGTGTCTGTGCTGCGATGGCCGCTCCCCGCAGGACAACAACAGCATGTTCaaccacaaccacaacaacaacaacaccatctCTATCAGACAGCAACTGCAGCtaccccctcctcctgccccgcTGCCCCTGAAGCAGGATGGGAAACGGGGCAATGAGCAGCCTCGACCTCCCTCCCAAGGAAAGGCTCAACCGGTGGCCTCTGCCCGCCCTGTGGCCAGTCTGAAAAAAGGAGGCCAGAATGCAAGTGCAAGCGCTGATCTGGAcaacaagaaaaatgtaaaagtagaaGAAGACGATGAGGAAGAGAGCAGTGGGGATTTTGatattgatgatgatgttgaggaGGCAGACAacgacgacgatgacgatgatgacaCCCTGGTCCCCTCATGCTGtgactgccccccctccctcctggaGTTTTCGctctcctgctccacctcgtcGTCCTCCACTTCCATCAGCTCCTGCTCTGATCTGGAGTCTGACTGTGCGGATCAATCCGCCTCCATCTGCTCTTCTCTCGACCAAGTCGCTCTGTCCCCCAAAGAGCGCTCTCTCCCACAAGCCCCTGAATGCGAGGCTCCTGCGCGTTCACCCCCGTCCCTTCCTCTTAGCCGCAATCCCTTCCTCTTGACATCCCATTCCTCAATCCCCCCTTGCTCCCCAGATGAAGGTTACCCCTCTGCCCTAGACTCGCCTTCTCCTGACTACCTAGGGGCCAAAGGGGATTCTGAGGTCACCAAACAAGGTCTGCTGGACTTTCTAGAATCTGTCGGGGAGTTTGGGAAAATGGAGCGCTTCAGCCAGGTGATCCAAGTGGCTCGTTGGGATCTGGAGGGGGAACAACAATGGGATGTTCTGAGGGATCGGCTCGATCACCTTGATCGCCTGGAGAAGGTTAACCGGGAAGTCAAGTTGGCCTACATCGCCAGACTCCACGAGGAAGGATTTGATCTGGGAGACCTGGAGGAGCAGGATCTCTcagatgtcatggatgaaatGGGCAACATCGACATTCCCTGGAAGTTGTATAAAAGTGTCCGAGGAACAATGGGAGACTCTCAGGAGTTTTCAGATGCAGGGGTTGACCTCACTGCTCCGTCAGACTGTGAGGATCCCCTCGTTCTTGATTCCCTCACCCCATCTCCCGTCGAGCCGCCACCCAGGCCCCCCAAACCTCCAGCGCGTCACGCCAGTGTGAGCTCCGATCTCCACACCTACATCAACATCAGTAGAGAGACCACCTCCATGGCTGTGTCTACCTCTCCTACACTGTCTACTTTCTCCCCCAACTCCTCATCCCCCACTTTCACCACTTTTAGGTGTGAGAAACCcctccttccatctcctccttccatccctcctCTTCCCACCTCTAAACCAGCCCCTTACATCACCCTTTATACGACTCCTTCTCCACCCCCATCTATCCCCACCCCGactcctcccatccctccccctcgGAAGCGCCATCTTGCCAGAAAGGAGGCGCAGCGGCTCGCTGCTCTCCAAACCGAACAGGAAAAGACCCCcttttcccttcctcctcctaccACACGTCCCCCACCTCTACCTCCTCCACCAGTtatctctatctcttcctcttccccctctgcCATACCCACTCCTCCTGCgctgcctcctccgccctccttcCATGCACTGGATGTAGAGATTCGGAAGCTATTGATGCTTGCCGGAGTGACCCAAGCTGAGCTCCTCAAACTCAGCCCAGAacttggtgtttgtgttggaggATTAGAGGATGAAGTCGATGGAGATGACGTTACCTCGTCCAGGTCCGGGAACCTACATGAATTCAGACTAAAAGATCAGAATGAGATGAAGGAATGTGGCCCAGAGTTTATGGCCAGAGACCGATGGAGAAGCAGAAACAAGACGGATTCAGATCGAATAGCAGAAAAAGAATGCCAAATGAACGAGGAGAGCTCACCAAGAACAACTTTGTTCACAGAGgcaaggagaaggaagaggaccTCCGACCCTTACTACAGCAGTGATTTGTGCAATACACAGGAAACTAAGAATATGAGCTTTGATTCTTTCAGGTATCCTGCAGAATTACTAgattctcctccccctcctcctcctcgccccttACCCCCAATCCCCCCATCGGTGCCGCACCACAAAGTCAGCACTCTCCAGGCCAACTCTGCACAGCCTGAGCGATTTGATTGGCTCATAGCATTCACACCTGACACTGAAGCCCACCCAAAACATCCACCGCTGTCAGTGAGAAAATCTCACGTTGAAAATCAAAAGAAGCTCAGTTCCACAGGGTCATCTCCGGGATTAGCGCCAAAAGTCACAACTTTTAAAGAGCTGCGATACCGCAATAAGAGCACCTTCCTCCAAACAAAGGTGATTACAGATCCAGACCCGGACCCCACAGTCATTACTCCTGATGCAGATATATTGTACAACCTGAGGTGGAGACGAGAGATGGCAGGCGGCGACGGCAACCAATGGGAGTACACCTCTCAGGCTCAGGCCTTCTTTATGCAGCCGCCACCGGCCCTCACCTCAATGGCCGCTTTGAAAGAAATGCTCCAGAGAGCCGATGAGGAGGGGAGACAACCAGAGCTGTGCCCATCACAGAAGATTGGCTGCTCGGCCAGTGACAACAGCCTGTGGACCATCGGCAGAGAGTGGAAGGGTGAAGAAATTAAGCGGGAAGAAAagcaggagaaagaagaaaaagatgaggaggaaaaggtggCGGTGGAGGTGAGAGGacgagctgatggaggagggactTTTGAATCAAGAACTACAG CTGTTCGCAGTGTCTCATTCGCTGGCTCTGTGCAGAGGATAGAGGCGTCCTGGATGGGTGAAGATGTGAGGCATCCGGTGAGAGGTCCGGGCCTGTCCTCTCTGTGCCTGCAGGAGAAAAAAG CTCTGGTCGGTGCGGTCAGTGTGGCGGTGGAAGCCATCTTGGCCCAGTTCAGTTCTTCCCGGACTGTAGTTCAGAAG gCTTTGTCAGGAGACGGCACCATAAATCCATCTCTGGGCCGTCTGGTGCTGCAGTGTCTCTGTCCTGCCCTCCACTGCTTGCTGACCGATGGTTTGAAACCTCACCAGAGTGACCTGATTGCAGGCAGGAGGCCAAATTCAGCCTGGGGTCTCGTCCAGGCCTCCACCAGGCCAG GTCCTAAAACTCAAGCATTGTTCAACCTACAAGTTTGTGTTGGAGAGCTGCCTCAGCTCAGACAGAACAAACACAGATTCAATGCATTTCTGCTTGGTTTACTGAA TACCAAGCATCTGGATTTCTGGCTATCCCACCTCCAGTCTTGCAGCA ATGTGCTGGAGACGTATTACCGCCCTTCTTCCTTCATGCATCTGTCGCTGACCGCCTGCCAGCCTCTGTTCGAAGAGCTGCTCCTCGTGTTGCAGCCTCTCAGCCTGCTGACGTTCAACCTCGACCTGCTCTTCCAGCACCACCACCTAGAGCCAGATAATCCCACTCCGGAGATCCCCAGTCCACCATGTCAGGATGGCGGATTCCAGCGGCCAACAGAGGGGCCCAAATCCCAAATTGCGAGCTGCAGATATATTGAAAGTCTCTCCGAAGTAGACTTTGGGAGCCAAGAAAATCGGGCAGCCAAAGAGAAATTGTCACCACTGATTAATCCAAAGAACGGAGTACCAGGGGCGTCGACAAATAGCACCGCTGCACCCGCTAAAGCTTCGGTCATTCAGACCAgtcctcagctgctgtgggTGCAGGAGAAGGACATTGGAGACTTGCCTCTGCCTGATGTTGAGGAGGACAGCCTCGTTCAGCAGGCAGGACag GTGATGCAGCAGGGATGGGGAGCGGTGATGCGCTGGGGAGGCCGGCTGAGCCAGAACCTGTCTGAGCTGAACCTGAAGAAGGAGGAGCTAAAGACGGACCTCCAGGCCCAAGCAGGGAGCGACTTTGCTGCGGTGGGCAGTGGTGCTCCGGTTCCCTGGGGTTTCGGGCGGCTCTTTGGAGCCTCTAAGAGCCTCAACAGCCCGCCGGGTCACACGCCGCCAGCCAG GCGTCCCTCTCAGTGGCTGGCGCCCGGCGTCACCGCGCTTACACGAATGGTGAGCAGCAACTCCACTCCGATGATAAGGACGGGCCGGGAGCCCGAGGGAGAAAGTGAGCCAGAGTCCGAGCAGGAGGTTGACACGTTGGAGATGAAGGACAAACCCAGACCGCTCAG GTCCGTACGAACGCTGTGCGATCACTCTGGAGCGGGTTCGGAGCTAACCTTCTGCAAAGGGGAGGAACTGGTGGTGTTGGGAGGAGTCGACCAGGACTGGATTCGCTGTCGtcagggagacaaagagggactGGTACCTATTGGCTACACCTCCCTCATCATGTGA